The Coleofasciculus sp. FACHB-T130 genome includes a window with the following:
- a CDS encoding leucyl aminopeptidase, translating to MDIRAIDTPRLDWAGDALALGFFEDAVEVTDDLAVLDEKFAGTLNELIAETEFKGKEGSSAVTRVGAGSPVRKIILVGLGKAEAFQPDTLRRIGAAIARLAKKEKSKILGISLPVWNQAPDATAGAIAEGILLALHKDNRFKSEPEDKEPQLERVDLLGLAGQEEAINRAQFLSSGVILARELVAAPPNECTPITMAQTAQAIASNHNLQLEILEQEECEKLGMGAFLGVAKASDMPPKFIHLTYKPEGTPRRKVAIIGKGLTFDSGGLNIKGAGSGIETMKMDMGGAAATFGAAKAIGQLKPDVEVHFISAVTENMISGHAMHPGDILKASNGKTIEVNNTDAEGRLTLADALVFAEKLGVDAIVDLATLTGACVIALGDDIAGLFTPDDTVAQELLQASEKAGEKLWRMPMEEKYFEGIKSPIADLKNTGPRPGGSITAALFLKQFVQETPWAHLDIAGPVWADKENGVNNSGATGYGVRTLVNWVLSH from the coding sequence ATGGATATTCGAGCGATTGATACGCCGCGTTTGGACTGGGCTGGGGACGCTCTCGCCCTTGGTTTTTTTGAGGATGCGGTAGAGGTGACAGACGATTTAGCGGTGCTGGATGAGAAGTTTGCCGGTACGCTGAACGAACTGATTGCAGAAACAGAATTTAAGGGAAAAGAAGGGAGTAGTGCCGTCACCCGCGTGGGTGCGGGTAGCCCGGTTCGGAAAATTATTCTGGTAGGACTGGGGAAAGCAGAGGCGTTTCAACCGGATACTCTGCGGCGAATTGGTGCGGCGATCGCGCGGTTAGCGAAGAAGGAAAAGAGTAAAATCCTGGGGATTAGCCTGCCGGTGTGGAATCAGGCACCCGATGCAACGGCTGGCGCGATCGCTGAAGGGATACTGCTAGCTCTTCATAAGGATAATCGCTTTAAGTCAGAACCGGAGGATAAGGAGCCGCAGCTAGAGCGGGTGGATTTACTCGGATTGGCAGGTCAGGAAGAAGCCATTAATCGCGCTCAATTCCTATCTTCGGGGGTGATTCTGGCGCGGGAACTGGTTGCTGCACCGCCGAATGAATGCACTCCCATAACGATGGCTCAAACCGCACAAGCGATCGCGTCTAACCACAACCTCCAGTTGGAAATTCTGGAACAAGAAGAGTGCGAAAAATTGGGCATGGGGGCGTTCCTCGGTGTTGCCAAAGCTTCCGATATGCCCCCTAAATTCATCCATCTCACTTACAAGCCAGAAGGAACACCCCGCCGGAAAGTGGCTATCATCGGCAAGGGTCTGACTTTCGATTCGGGTGGTCTGAACATTAAGGGCGCGGGTAGCGGCATCGAAACCATGAAAATGGACATGGGAGGTGCTGCGGCTACCTTCGGTGCGGCGAAGGCGATTGGTCAACTCAAACCAGATGTTGAAGTTCACTTTATCTCAGCCGTCACTGAGAATATGATCAGCGGTCACGCCATGCACCCAGGCGACATCCTCAAGGCATCCAATGGCAAAACGATTGAAGTGAACAACACGGATGCGGAAGGTCGATTGACTTTAGCCGATGCGCTGGTATTTGCGGAAAAGCTCGGCGTTGATGCCATTGTCGATTTAGCCACCCTGACGGGTGCTTGCGTCATTGCCCTAGGCGATGATATTGCTGGGTTGTTTACCCCCGATGACACAGTTGCTCAAGAGTTGCTGCAAGCATCAGAAAAGGCAGGGGAAAAGCTGTGGCGGATGCCGATGGAAGAGAAATACTTTGAAGGCATCAAGTCTCCGATTGCCGATCTGAAAAATACCGGCCCTCGTCCGGGTGGTTCGATTACGGCTGCCTTATTCCTAAAGCAGTTCGTCCAAGAGACACCTTGGGCACACCTCGACATTGCCGGTCCTGTCTGGGCGGATAAAGAGAACGGTGTCAACAATTCCGGTGCTACGGGTTACGGTGTCCGCACTCTCGTTAACTGGGTCCTGAGCCACTGA
- a CDS encoding class I SAM-dependent methyltransferase, which produces MVSKARGEPQPLSSPSNAPVPSNQSVARPDPSVLQQDLQRQFNHHSSARGELTMPCVPSMLDYALNRLVRLFEAIGRQLSPEELQKLRDLIASNIQEGFLASPHARLVIQYQPDPTSLNSLTCNVSTRILSVAQEYQQWIQNREPPLFGSHPDAKVMATAAQFRDPARNPILDVGAGTGRNSLPLARKGHPVDALELTPGLAEQLLNAAVAENLPIRVIQGDILDPLVRMRPAYYKFAIVAEVVSHFRDNDQVRLLLAKMCDVIQGSGLLLFNLFLAVDGYEPNDRVREMSQVAASYIMTRSELKRAMEDLPLEMLSDESVLDYERAHLPQEAWPPTNWFVSWTSGRDVFPIQETPPMELRWILCRRY; this is translated from the coding sequence ATGGTTTCAAAAGCTAGGGGAGAACCTCAACCTCTTTCGTCGCCATCCAATGCGCCAGTTCCTAGCAACCAGTCGGTAGCCCGCCCCGATCCGAGCGTGCTACAGCAAGATCTCCAGAGACAGTTTAATCATCATTCCTCTGCCCGCGGTGAACTGACGATGCCCTGCGTGCCATCAATGCTAGATTATGCACTCAATCGGCTAGTGCGGCTGTTTGAGGCGATTGGTCGCCAACTCTCTCCTGAAGAACTGCAAAAATTGCGCGATTTGATTGCATCTAATATTCAAGAAGGTTTTCTGGCTTCTCCTCATGCTCGATTAGTCATTCAGTACCAACCCGATCCTACTTCCTTAAATAGCCTCACCTGTAACGTCTCAACCAGGATTTTATCGGTTGCCCAGGAGTACCAGCAGTGGATTCAGAACCGAGAGCCGCCCCTATTTGGTAGTCACCCAGACGCGAAAGTCATGGCAACGGCTGCCCAATTTAGAGATCCGGCTCGGAACCCAATTCTTGATGTGGGAGCAGGAACAGGTCGCAATAGCCTTCCCTTGGCGCGAAAAGGCCATCCGGTTGATGCTTTAGAATTGACTCCCGGTTTGGCGGAACAACTGCTAAATGCGGCAGTTGCGGAAAATTTACCGATTCGAGTCATCCAGGGTGATATCCTCGATCCCCTCGTGAGAATGCGACCCGCTTATTACAAATTCGCAATTGTGGCGGAAGTGGTGTCTCACTTCCGGGATAACGATCAAGTCCGCTTACTCTTGGCGAAAATGTGCGATGTTATCCAAGGTAGCGGTCTGTTGCTGTTCAACCTCTTCTTAGCTGTGGATGGATATGAGCCAAACGATCGGGTGCGGGAAATGTCACAGGTAGCGGCATCGTATATCATGACGCGATCGGAGCTGAAGCGAGCGATGGAGGACTTACCTCTGGAAATGCTGTCAGATGAGTCTGTGCTTGATTATGAGCGCGCTCACCTTCCGCAAGAGGCATGGCCCCCAACTAATTGGTTTGTATCCTGGACGAGCGGACGTGACGTGTTTCCCATCCAAGAAACCCCTCCGATGGAGCTGCGTTGGATTCTCTGTAGACGGTACTAA
- a CDS encoding transglycosylase SLT domain-containing protein, translating to MLKLAQKNKILLSVGAGLLALVAGATLSVPQLTSWLEKLTPNGQSPDKTLLNPGSQSKNSVLPLASLPAAQRAAQLEAIANGTPSPERNRARYLLANDSLQQQQPKKAIASLEGLEADYPVLAPYIALKRAQAYQLAGDKAKATAAWQNLLESYPDNPVAAEALFVLGQTNPKYREQAIAQFKSHPRTLEIVRSSLSKNPNQPRLLLHLAKNAPSDPGILPILDRLVTSHEAALKQQGTGLLKPEDWQAIAYSYWENGQYRKAGQAYAKAPRTSLHAYRIGRGLHLGEKRTEAKIAYQQMIQQFPDAKETGLALRRLASLSSQPPEAIAYLDIVIRKFPDEAGEALLAKAEILDRLNSDKSAAEARQLLLTKHGSSDVAAEYRWKVAQAKATLGDFLGAWQWAQPIANQNPNHILAPRAGFWVGKWAAKLGRQQDAKAAYEHVLAKYPQSYYAWRSAVLLGWDVGDFTTVRQLSPQVVRPDEHPILPSGSETLKELYQLGQKWDAWTLWQAEFQNRMQPTVAEQFTNGIMQVGLGNHLKGMNLVSTLEDRETPEEQAEYKAIRKQPVYWHTLYPFPFLEIIENWSQQRQLNPLLVTALIRQESRFEPKIRSVAGAVGLMQVMPGTGKWVADKIGVKQFNTENPNDNVKLGTWFLDFTHKEYNNNSLLAVASYNAGPGNVSKWLKEKGPSIDPDEFVEEIPFEETKGYVRQVFGNYWNYLRLYNPQVAQLVAKYSDGQPTALKN from the coding sequence ATGCTAAAGCTTGCACAGAAAAATAAAATTTTGCTAAGTGTTGGAGCCGGACTACTAGCGCTAGTCGCTGGAGCAACGCTGTCAGTCCCGCAATTAACCAGTTGGCTGGAGAAATTAACCCCGAACGGTCAGTCCCCCGATAAAACCCTTTTGAATCCGGGGAGCCAATCCAAGAATTCTGTTTTGCCATTGGCGTCGCTACCGGCGGCACAGCGGGCCGCACAACTCGAAGCGATCGCCAATGGCACCCCATCCCCAGAACGCAATCGCGCCCGCTATCTGTTGGCGAACGATTCGCTCCAACAACAGCAGCCTAAAAAAGCGATCGCGTCTTTGGAAGGATTGGAGGCAGACTATCCGGTTCTTGCCCCTTACATCGCCCTGAAACGCGCCCAAGCTTACCAACTTGCCGGGGACAAAGCAAAAGCTACCGCAGCTTGGCAGAATTTACTCGAAAGTTATCCCGATAATCCCGTCGCCGCAGAAGCGTTGTTTGTGCTGGGGCAAACGAATCCGAAGTATCGAGAACAAGCGATCGCTCAGTTCAAAAGCCATCCGCGCACCCTGGAAATTGTGCGTTCTTCCCTGAGTAAGAATCCCAATCAACCCAGATTACTCTTACATTTAGCCAAAAATGCTCCAAGCGACCCTGGCATTCTCCCGATTCTGGATCGGCTGGTGACTTCTCATGAAGCGGCGCTCAAACAGCAAGGTACAGGGCTACTCAAGCCAGAAGATTGGCAAGCGATCGCTTATAGCTATTGGGAAAACGGTCAGTACCGCAAAGCCGGACAAGCCTACGCCAAAGCCCCCCGCACCTCCCTCCACGCCTACCGCATTGGGCGCGGACTCCATCTGGGCGAGAAACGAACCGAAGCGAAAATTGCTTATCAACAGATGATTCAGCAATTTCCCGATGCCAAAGAAACCGGACTCGCTTTGAGGCGTCTGGCTTCTTTATCATCCCAGCCACCGGAAGCGATCGCCTATCTCGACATCGTCATCCGCAAATTTCCCGACGAAGCCGGTGAGGCACTCCTCGCCAAAGCCGAAATCCTCGATCGTCTCAACAGCGACAAATCAGCCGCAGAAGCTCGTCAATTGCTCCTGACTAAACATGGCAGTTCCGATGTCGCGGCAGAATACCGCTGGAAAGTCGCCCAAGCCAAGGCGACTCTAGGGGATTTCTTAGGGGCTTGGCAATGGGCGCAACCAATCGCCAACCAAAACCCCAATCATATATTGGCTCCCAGAGCTGGCTTTTGGGTCGGCAAATGGGCTGCCAAACTAGGGCGTCAGCAGGATGCAAAAGCCGCTTACGAACACGTCCTGGCAAAATACCCCCAGTCTTACTATGCATGGCGATCTGCCGTCTTGTTGGGCTGGGACGTTGGAGACTTTACCACCGTCCGTCAATTGTCCCCGCAAGTGGTGCGACCCGACGAGCATCCCATCTTACCCTCTGGGTCTGAAACGTTGAAGGAATTGTACCAGCTCGGTCAAAAATGGGATGCTTGGACGCTCTGGCAGGCAGAATTTCAGAACCGGATGCAGCCAACCGTTGCCGAACAATTTACTAACGGCATCATGCAGGTGGGATTGGGCAACCACCTGAAAGGAATGAACCTGGTCTCGACTCTAGAAGACCGAGAAACACCCGAAGAGCAAGCTGAATACAAAGCAATCCGCAAACAACCAGTTTACTGGCACACCTTGTATCCGTTCCCGTTCTTGGAAATTATCGAAAACTGGTCGCAACAGCGCCAGCTCAATCCCCTGCTTGTCACCGCCCTGATTCGGCAAGAGTCCCGATTTGAGCCAAAAATTCGTTCGGTTGCGGGTGCAGTTGGCTTAATGCAGGTCATGCCCGGAACCGGCAAATGGGTGGCGGATAAAATTGGCGTCAAGCAATTTAACACCGAAAATCCCAACGATAACGTGAAGCTGGGTACCTGGTTTTTAGATTTTACCCACAAGGAATACAACAATAATTCCTTGTTAGCGGTTGCCAGTTACAATGCGGGTCCCGGTAATGTATCGAAATGGCTAAAAGAGAAAGGGCCATCTATCGATCCTGATGAATTTGTCGAAGAAATTCCCTTTGAGGAAACTAAAGGCTACGTCAGACAGGTGTTTGGGAACTACTGGAATTACCTTAGATTGTACAATCCACAGGTTGCCCAGTTGGTCGCCAAATATTCGGATGGTCAGCCAACTGCACTCAAAAATTAA
- a CDS encoding transglycosylase SLT domain-containing protein, giving the protein MRKSRSIFARRKSQFSFSRPYQSRRGNKVAIAAGVGLSAILLGATFLPTKYGVWLEKVVGWVPMHGYGSFLMSGNQIDNSAIVSLISLPPQKRASQLEAIATGPRSLDRSRARYLLASDLIASKQGEKALEWLKGLEFEYRVLDGHIALRRAQAYELTGNTRKAKAAWEGLLKHHSQDPVSVEALYVLGKTEPKYWEEAVEKFPSHPRSLEIAHALLKDNPNQAKLMVSLAKYAFDTPGITSVLDKLIGLPAEQLKPEVWEAIALGYWGNRKYGQASTAYAKAPRTPHNAYRVARGLDLAEKKVKALRAYKEVVQDFPNANESATALIQIAKIGPAIEAVPYLDQVISQFPDRAGEAILLEAKILDSLKSSESAAEARQSLLTKYGNTDAAAEYRWKLAQSKARGGNYQEALQIAKPIATQNPDSELARRAAFWVGKWSNKLGRKQEAKAAFENVVAKYPQSYYAWRSAVMLGWDVGDFNSVRQRDPKVEWPAKRPSLPVGSAALQELYQMGQGKDAWRLWQAEFENRVNPTVAEQFTDGLLRLNMGDHLQGIAKISSLEDRENPEEQAQYKALTQQIAYWQALYPTLYVEAIENWSQQRQLNPLLVISVIRQESRFEPKIRSTAGAVGLMQVMPETSKWVAENIGLKKYSLENPNDNVKLGTWYLDEIHDRYKNNSMLAIASYNAGSGNLSKWLQGKKVSDPDEFVEAIPFDETQGYVKNVFGNYWNYLRLYNPKISQQVAKYSEGQPTAFKN; this is encoded by the coding sequence ATGAGGAAGTCACGCTCGATTTTTGCTCGGAGAAAGTCACAGTTTAGTTTTTCTCGCCCCTATCAATCTAGACGGGGAAACAAAGTCGCGATCGCTGCGGGTGTGGGACTAAGCGCAATCCTTTTGGGAGCCACCTTTTTACCAACTAAGTATGGCGTCTGGCTGGAAAAAGTAGTTGGCTGGGTGCCGATGCATGGGTACGGCAGTTTCTTGATGTCGGGAAATCAGATCGACAACTCTGCGATTGTGTCTTTAATCTCGCTACCCCCACAAAAGCGGGCATCACAACTAGAAGCGATCGCTACAGGGCCAAGATCCCTCGACCGCAGCCGCGCCCGTTATCTCCTGGCAAGCGATCTGATTGCCTCCAAACAGGGAGAAAAAGCACTGGAATGGTTAAAAGGATTAGAGTTTGAATATCGCGTCCTAGACGGACACATTGCTCTTCGGAGAGCGCAAGCTTACGAACTCACCGGCAACACCCGAAAAGCCAAGGCAGCTTGGGAAGGTTTGTTAAAACACCATTCTCAAGATCCCGTGTCAGTCGAAGCTTTATATGTGCTGGGGAAGACGGAACCGAAATATTGGGAAGAAGCCGTTGAGAAATTTCCCAGTCATCCCCGCAGCCTGGAAATCGCCCACGCCTTACTCAAAGACAATCCTAACCAAGCAAAATTGATGGTGTCGCTGGCAAAGTATGCCTTTGACACTCCAGGAATTACTTCAGTGCTAGATAAGTTGATAGGTTTGCCAGCAGAGCAACTCAAGCCAGAAGTATGGGAAGCGATCGCTTTAGGCTACTGGGGAAACCGGAAATACGGTCAAGCCAGTACTGCTTATGCCAAAGCCCCCCGCACCCCTCACAACGCTTACCGGGTCGCGAGGGGACTCGATCTCGCTGAAAAGAAAGTAAAAGCCCTCCGCGCTTATAAAGAGGTGGTGCAAGACTTCCCCAATGCGAACGAAAGTGCAACCGCGCTCATCCAGATCGCCAAAATCGGTCCCGCTATCGAGGCGGTTCCTTATCTCGACCAAGTTATCAGTCAATTCCCCGACCGAGCTGGCGAAGCCATCCTATTAGAAGCGAAAATTCTCGATAGTCTTAAAAGTTCTGAGTCCGCAGCCGAAGCGCGTCAATCATTACTCACCAAGTATGGCAATACCGATGCCGCGGCAGAATATCGGTGGAAATTAGCTCAATCGAAGGCGCGGGGTGGAAATTACCAAGAGGCGCTGCAAATCGCCAAGCCGATCGCCACTCAGAATCCTGATAGCGAATTAGCTCGTCGGGCGGCTTTTTGGGTGGGTAAATGGTCAAACAAGCTGGGACGCAAGCAGGAGGCGAAAGCAGCTTTTGAGAACGTCGTGGCGAAGTATCCCCAGTCTTACTATGCTTGGCGGTCTGCCGTCATGCTGGGCTGGGATGTGGGAGACTTTAACAGCGTGCGTCAGCGAGATCCTAAAGTAGAATGGCCTGCCAAGCGACCGTCATTGCCCGTGGGTTCTGCTGCTTTACAAGAACTTTACCAAATGGGTCAAGGCAAAGATGCCTGGAGGCTCTGGCAAGCGGAGTTTGAAAACCGGGTCAACCCAACGGTGGCAGAACAATTTACCGATGGTTTGCTTCGGCTCAATATGGGAGACCACTTGCAAGGAATTGCTAAAATCTCCAGCTTAGAAGACCGTGAGAACCCGGAGGAGCAAGCACAGTACAAAGCTCTAACACAACAAATTGCTTACTGGCAGGCTTTGTATCCGACGCTTTATGTCGAAGCGATTGAAAACTGGTCTCAACAACGTCAACTCAATCCCTTGCTCGTGATCTCTGTCATCCGACAGGAATCCCGCTTTGAGCCAAAAATCCGTTCCACTGCCGGTGCGGTTGGCTTAATGCAGGTGATGCCGGAAACCAGTAAATGGGTTGCCGAAAACATTGGCCTCAAGAAATATAGCCTGGAAAATCCTAACGACAACGTTAAATTAGGCACCTGGTATCTGGATGAAATTCACGATCGCTACAAAAATAACTCCATGTTAGCGATCGCAAGTTACAATGCCGGTTCTGGTAATCTGTCAAAGTGGCTCCAAGGCAAAAAAGTCAGCGATCCAGATGAATTCGTCGAAGCCATTCCCTTTGATGAAACGCAGGGTTATGTCAAAAATGTATTTGGCAACTACTGGAATTACTTACGCCTGTACAATCCGAAAATCTCCCAGCAGGTAGCAAAATACTCCGAAGGTCAGCCAACCGCATTCAAAAATTAA
- the tatC gene encoding twin-arginine translocase subunit TatC — translation MTLPSEVDTASQLNPDLEPESANRNLEDEYLDELPAEIEMSLFDHLEELRRRIFYALIAVALGVIGCFLFVKPIVQLLEVPAQGVKFLQLAPGEYFFVSIKVAGYSGLLVASPFILYQLILFVLPGLTRRERRLVGPVVLGSGVLFVGGLAFAYVALIPAALNFFISYGADVVEQLWSIDRYFEFVLLLMFSTGLAFQIPIVQLLLGFLGIVSSGQMLSGWRFVILGAAILGAILTPSTDPLTQSLLAGAVLGLYYSGIGLVKLVGR, via the coding sequence ATGACGCTTCCTTCAGAAGTCGATACCGCATCCCAGCTAAATCCAGACCTGGAGCCGGAATCAGCGAACCGCAATCTAGAAGATGAATACCTTGATGAGCTGCCCGCTGAGATCGAGATGTCTCTATTCGACCATCTGGAGGAGTTGCGGCGGCGGATTTTCTATGCGCTGATTGCAGTTGCCTTAGGTGTTATTGGCTGCTTCCTGTTTGTCAAGCCAATTGTCCAGCTGCTGGAAGTACCGGCGCAGGGAGTCAAGTTCCTCCAGCTGGCACCGGGAGAATACTTCTTTGTCTCCATTAAAGTTGCTGGTTACAGTGGCTTGCTCGTAGCCAGCCCCTTTATCCTGTACCAGCTCATCCTGTTTGTTCTCCCAGGACTCACTCGCCGCGAACGCCGCTTAGTAGGACCCGTTGTTTTAGGGTCGGGTGTCTTGTTTGTGGGGGGACTGGCATTTGCCTATGTAGCATTAATTCCAGCCGCTCTGAATTTCTTCATCAGTTACGGGGCAGATGTCGTCGAGCAGCTGTGGTCAATTGACCGATATTTTGAATTCGTGTTGCTGCTGATGTTTAGCACCGGATTGGCATTTCAAATTCCGATCGTTCAGCTGCTACTCGGCTTTTTGGGAATTGTCTCTTCTGGGCAAATGCTATCTGGCTGGCGGTTTGTGATCCTGGGAGCAGCAATTTTGGGTGCCATCCTGACGCCTTCCACCGACCCCCTCACCCAAAGCCTCCTCGCGGGTGCCGTCTTGGGACTCTACTACAGCGGGATTGGCTTAGTTAAGCTCGTAGGGCGCTGA
- a CDS encoding DUF3067 family protein, whose translation MTGQDLRQLLIDKWGRSYDIQIRRTQGKIFLQVMWKYLEQASFPLSEADYIAHLETVAEYLHAWGGADQVQHYIEQTRDRPRLGKAVSIPLDLGERASEWMLEQF comes from the coding sequence ATGACAGGACAAGACCTTCGCCAACTCCTGATCGACAAGTGGGGACGCTCATACGATATCCAGATCAGGCGGACTCAGGGCAAAATTTTCCTCCAGGTAATGTGGAAATACTTAGAACAGGCGTCTTTTCCGCTGTCGGAGGCAGACTACATAGCGCACTTGGAGACTGTCGCCGAGTATCTTCATGCTTGGGGTGGAGCTGACCAAGTACAACATTATATTGAACAAACGCGCGATCGCCCTCGACTCGGTAAAGCAGTCAGCATCCCCCTAGACCTGGGCGAGCGAGCCTCGGAGTGGATGCTCGAACAGTTTTAG
- the petC gene encoding cytochrome b6-f complex iron-sulfur subunit: MAQLSSSSDVPDMGRRQFMNLLTFGTITGTALGALYPVIKYFVPPSSGGTGGGLTAKDAIGNDVIVSDFLANHNPGDRTLVQGFRGDPTYIVVTEEKTIDNYGLNAVCTHLGCVVPWNSGENKFMCPCHGSQYDSTGKVVRGPAPLSLALVHATVAEDKVTLTPWTETDFRTGENPWWT, encoded by the coding sequence ATGGCTCAACTTTCTAGCTCGTCAGACGTTCCCGATATGGGGCGTCGTCAATTTATGAATTTGCTCACTTTTGGGACCATTACAGGAACAGCTCTGGGGGCACTGTATCCCGTTATTAAGTATTTTGTCCCCCCTTCGAGTGGTGGAACGGGTGGTGGTCTAACTGCCAAAGATGCCATCGGCAACGATGTCATTGTGAGTGATTTTTTAGCTAATCATAATCCAGGCGATCGCACCTTGGTTCAAGGCTTCAGAGGCGACCCCACCTACATTGTCGTGACCGAGGAGAAAACCATTGACAATTACGGCTTAAACGCCGTCTGCACCCACTTGGGTTGCGTTGTTCCTTGGAATTCTGGTGAGAACAAGTTTATGTGTCCCTGCCACGGTTCCCAGTATGACAGCACCGGCAAGGTGGTACGGGGACCAGCACCGCTGTCTCTGGCACTGGTTCACGCTACCGTGGCGGAGGACAAGGTTACATTAACGCCTTGGACGGAAACCGACTTCCGTACCGGCGAAAATCCTTGGTGGACATAA
- the petA gene encoding cytochrome f, which translates to MRKVSLSAISKIGKQAICKTVLVAIATVSIFLASDLVLPQSASAYPFWAQQTYPETPREATGRIVCANCHLGAKPTQIEVPQSVLPDTVFEAVVKVPYDTNTQQVQADGSKGPLNVGAVLMLPEGFKIAPEDRIPEEMKEKIGELYYQPYSEDKENIVIVGPIPGDQYQEIIFPVLSPNPQTDKKVFFGKYAIHVGGNRGRGQVYPTGEKSNNSVYSASVAGRITSITQAEEGGSEVTIQPAEGNAVVDTIPAGPELVVSEGQEVKAGEALTSNPNVGGFGQMDAEIVLQSPTRIKWLMAFIAAIMLCQVLLVLKKKQVERVQAAEMNF; encoded by the coding sequence ATGAGAAAAGTTTCTTTATCGGCGATATCCAAAATAGGCAAACAGGCGATTTGCAAAACCGTCCTGGTTGCGATCGCCACCGTGTCAATATTCCTCGCCAGCGATCTAGTCCTTCCCCAATCAGCCAGTGCCTATCCCTTCTGGGCACAGCAAACCTATCCTGAAACCCCTCGCGAAGCAACGGGGCGGATTGTGTGTGCTAACTGTCACCTCGGTGCCAAACCCACACAAATCGAAGTTCCTCAATCGGTTCTCCCAGACACCGTCTTTGAAGCCGTCGTAAAAGTTCCTTACGACACCAACACGCAGCAAGTGCAAGCGGATGGTAGCAAAGGTCCCTTGAACGTGGGTGCTGTGTTAATGTTGCCAGAAGGCTTCAAAATTGCCCCCGAAGATAGAATTCCTGAAGAAATGAAGGAAAAAATTGGGGAACTCTACTACCAACCCTACAGCGAAGACAAAGAAAATATTGTCATTGTTGGTCCCATTCCAGGCGATCAATATCAGGAAATTATCTTCCCCGTTCTGTCTCCCAATCCACAGACCGATAAGAAAGTTTTCTTCGGTAAATACGCGATTCACGTGGGTGGCAACCGGGGTCGCGGTCAGGTTTACCCCACAGGTGAAAAGAGCAACAATTCCGTCTATAGCGCTTCCGTAGCGGGTCGCATCACTTCCATTACCCAAGCTGAAGAAGGTGGCTCTGAAGTCACCATTCAACCAGCAGAAGGCAATGCAGTTGTTGATACAATTCCCGCCGGTCCAGAGCTAGTTGTCTCCGAAGGGCAGGAAGTCAAAGCTGGCGAAGCGCTGACCTCCAATCCGAACGTCGGTGGATTTGGTCAAATGGACGCCGAAATCGTTTTGCAAAGCCCCACCCGGATCAAGTGGTTGATGGCATTTATTGCTGCAATCATGTTGTGTCAAGTCTTGCTAGTCCTGAAGAAGAAGCAAGTTGAAAGAGTGCAAGCTGCTGAGATGAATTTCTAA
- a CDS encoding cobyrinic acid a,c-diamide synthase, with product MTEQISQIAAMFELGESESILDKLPPEAKKWAESLPWSQRRYVLSLCHLMCAATPEMQAEFLDDYTATGLVAKRLQDKNTQQRVQDYLTQFHLKLDLNESVLRSYIRQFYIHSAQDVSRQPELYLESALRLVLSSEERNNVFNYILGFELIKMMFKMSWLQHERLYQLQINQEEFLNTYIKPIQHAHRINAIVVPSPKSRFFDKRNYFVQKPVISEKKLIQLVIATFNTDLVTHFGFTIIRHLNSLVFDYEYIFEDEQEGVFK from the coding sequence ATGACTGAACAAATCTCTCAAATAGCGGCGATGTTTGAACTTGGAGAATCAGAAAGTATTCTTGATAAACTCCCGCCCGAAGCCAAAAAATGGGCCGAAAGCTTGCCTTGGAGCCAGCGCCGTTATGTGCTGTCATTGTGTCATCTAATGTGTGCGGCTACTCCAGAAATGCAAGCCGAATTTCTGGATGATTATACGGCTACTGGCTTAGTTGCCAAAAGACTTCAAGACAAAAATACTCAGCAACGGGTCCAAGACTATTTAACACAATTTCACCTTAAGTTAGACTTAAATGAATCAGTTTTAAGAAGTTATATTAGACAGTTTTATATTCATTCAGCTCAAGATGTAAGTAGGCAGCCTGAATTGTACTTAGAATCAGCTCTGCGGCTAGTTCTAAGTTCAGAAGAACGCAACAACGTATTTAACTACATCTTGGGGTTTGAACTGATTAAAATGATGTTTAAAATGAGCTGGTTGCAGCATGAAAGACTATACCAGCTACAAATTAATCAAGAAGAGTTTTTAAATACTTATATAAAACCCATTCAACATGCTCATCGAATTAATGCAATCGTTGTTCCTAGCCCTAAAAGTCGATTTTTTGACAAACGTAATTATTTCGTACAAAAACCTGTGATTAGTGAGAAGAAGTTAATACAGCTAGTCATCGCTACTTTTAATACGGATTTAGTTACTCATTTTGGTTTTACAATTATTCGACATCTCAACTCTTTAGTTTTTGACTATGAATATATCTTTGAAGATGAACAAGAAGGTGTATTTAAATAA